Below is a genomic region from Fusobacterium sp. IOR10.
AATAGAATTTTAATTTATAGCAATTTAACAAAAATAAAAATTCCTTCAGCATAAAGCTGAAGGAACAAAAACATTATTTATTTTTTTATTTTTCTCCACCAACACCAGTTGACAAAGAACCTTTTTTTTTATGTGTTTATTCTCTGTTTATATATCTTTTAAAGCTAGAGGCATTACAACATAAATATAATCCTCATTATTTTTACTAGTTAATCTAACAGAACTATTTGATTCTTTAAATTCCAAAGTTATAATGTCATCTTTTTCTAAATTTTGTAAAAATTCTAGTAGGAATTTTACATTAAGGGATATTTTTAAATCCTCTCCAGAAAAATTAACTTCACTATCTTCGTTTATTTTAGCAATGTCACTAACTCCATTAATTACCATTCTACCTTGTGTAAATTTAAATATAGCTCCATTTTTTGATTCAACATTATTCTTAACAAAAATTAAAACTCTTTTAAATATTTTTAGTACATCTTCATTGGTAGTTACCATTGTTTTATTATATAAAGAACCACTTAATATTCCCTCATAATTTGGAAAAGCTAACTCTATAGTTCTACTAATTATCTCAACTTCCCCTGAAACAAAGTAAATTTTATTATCCCTTTTACTAATGTTTATTGGATCTATTGAGTCACTTTTTAAAAGTTTAGTTATAGCATCAACAGTATTTAAAGGAACGCTCACACTCATCTTAGAATCACTTTCAACTTCTTTAATTAAATAAGTTAAACGATAAGTATCTGTGGATATAAATCTTGCTACCTTGTTAGACATATCTATTCTAATACAGTTTATTGATAAATTATCTGCACTTGCTGCTGCTGAAAATTTTACCTTTTCAAATACATCTAGTAATTCATTTCCTTTAATAGTAAGACATTTTTCTGTTTCTTCTATGTTTACATTTGAAATTGTTGGATATTCTTCAACGTCCATAATTGCAAATTCTGAAGAGGAATCTTCAGTTTCTATTAGTAATATTTCATCTTCAGTTTTTAAAGTAATAAATTCATCTGAAATTTCCTTTATATATTCTTCTATAAGTTGTGGTTGAAATACTAACCTTCCTTCTTCAAACACTTCACTTTCCATTTTTGTTTTTATTGTTAATTCTAAATTAGTTCCACAAAACCAAAGTTTAGTTCCTTCTGTTCTCATGTAAACACAAGAAAGAATTGGTCTTATCTTATTTTCTCCAATAGCCTTTTCTACAATTCTTAAATTTTTTAAAAATTCACTTCTGTTAATTTTTAGAAACATTTACTACCCCCGCTTATTTCCTATATAATATTTCTCCTAAATCCTTGTTATATTTTTTTCTTAATTTTAATAAGGTTTTCTTTTCCAATTGTCTAACTCGTTCACGAGTTATTTTAAATTCATATCCAATTTCTTCTAGAGTATTAATATCATATCCATCTAGTCCATATCTTCTTTTTAATATTTCTTTTTCCCTTAGTTCCAAGGTATCTAGAATTTCATGGACTTTTTCATTACCTAATTTTTCCATGATTTTTTCTTCTAAATTTTTGCTACTTTTATTAATTAAAGTATCTTCTAAATAGATATTTTCTCCAACTTCCATGTTAAGAGATAATATTTCTTGAAATTCTTGCATGATATTTTTTACTTTTTTTTCACTAATTCCAATTTCTTCAGCTATTTTTTTCTCAGACACATATTTCCCATCTTTTACGAAATTTTTCATAACTATTTTATTAACTTTGTTAAATAAATCATATTTATAAGAAGGGATTCTTATTTCTCTTCCTTTGTTTATAACTGCTTTAGTGATAGATTGTTTTATCCACCAAACTGCATAGGTTGAAAATCTATAGCCCTTGGATAAATCAAACTTATCTATTGCATGTATTAATCCTAAATTCCCTTCACTGATTAAATCTATAAAGTTCATTCCTTTACTCATGTAATTTTTAGCCACACTTACAACAAGCCTTAAATTACATAAAATAAGTTGATTTTTAGCCTCACTATCCCCTGCTTTTGCCTTTAATAATAGTTCTTCTTCCTCTGATTTTTCCAAAATTTTATATTTCCTTATATCCTTTAAATACAAAGAAACTAGATCTCTTTCTTCCATAAATCCCCCATTTTAAAATTCTTCTTTTAACTCACGAGACATTAAATATTCGACCATTTCTGTGGCTTTTTTATCTTCATATAAAATTTTATAAACTGCTTCTGTTATTGGCATACTTACATTTAATTTTTCAGCTTTTTTATGTACTGCTTTTACAGTTGGGACACCCTCTGCAACCATTTCCATTTCTTCTAATATTTCTTTTAAAGTTTTACCTTGACCAAGCTTTTCTCCAACATGTCTATTTCTACTATGTTTACTTGCACAAGTAACTATTAAGTCTCCTATTCCTGATAGTCCATTGAAAGTTTTAGGATTGGCTCCACAAGCTTCTCCAAATCTTATCATTTCTCTAATTCCCCTTGTTATTAAAGCTGCCTTTGTATTGTCTCCAAATTTTAAACCATCTGCTATCCCAGCTCCTAGGGCTATACAATTTTTTACAGCTCCTCCAAGTTCAACTCCTATCATATCCTCATTAACATAAACTCTAAATTTTTGAGAATTAAAAATTTCTTGAATTATTTTTGCCTTTTCCAACTGTCCTGATGCAACAATTGTTGTAGGTAAATCATTTGCTACCTCCTCTGCGTGAGTTGGTCCTGATAATACAACTATATTTTTGTGATACTTTCCTAAAATTTCATCCTTAATAACCTCTGATAATCTCATTTCACTTGATATTTCAAGACCTTTTCCAGTATTAACTATTACTAAATCAGATCTCAATTGGTCAGCAAAGACACTTACTACACTTCTTAAAGCTTGGGAAGGTATTGAAAAAATAACTGCTTTTGCATCCTTTAACAAATTTTCTTTATCACTGGTAATATAAATATTTTCTGGTAATGTTACTCCTTTTAATAGTTTGTTTTCCCTTGTCCTTTGCAATTCCTCTGCTACTTCTTTCTTGTGTTCCCACATATGAATTTCATAACATTTTTTTCTAGCTAAGGTTAACGCTAATGCTGTTCCCCAGCTTCCACAACCAACAACTACTATTTTTTCCATTGGTAACCTCTCTTTATTTAAAAACTATTTTAGATTCTGTTCCGTTAAGCAATCTAAAAATGTTTGCCTTATGCTTGTATATAACAAAGGCTCCTATTATTGTAACTAAAACACAAAGAGTTCCTTTATCAACTCCTTCTCTAACAGGTAATATATACACCATTATTGGTAGTATTACAGCACCTGTAACAGATGATAACGACACGTATCTTGTAAAGTAAAGAACTATTAAAAAACCTACTAAAGCAACTAAAACTCCCTTTGGAGATAAGAATAGAAATACTCCTAAACTTGTTGCTACTCCCTTTCCACCTTTAAAATTTAAAAAGCAAGAAAAAGAATGAGCTAATATTGCTATCAGTCCCATAAAAACTATGAAACTTGAATTTGCTCCTACTTTATATGCAATGTATACAGGTAAAAACCCCTTTAGAGCATCTAGTAACAAAGTGGCAATTCCATACTTAGCACCTAAATTTCTATAGGCATTTGTTGCACCTGAGTTTTTACTTCCCACTGTTCTAATGTCTATCCCTTTAAAAGTTTTACCAATCCAAACTCCATTAGGTATTGAACCTAATACATAAGCTAATACTACTAAAAATATATTTACAATCATATTATTTCTCCTATTTCTGCAATTTGTTTTTTTAACATTTTATCTCCCATATTATAGCACTTTTCAAGGTTTTTTTCCATTAGAAAAACCTAATGTGCTTTTATATTTTTATTAAAAGATAGTCAAATTGTATACTAATTATCTACATAAGTCAACTTAAAAACACATTATCAATATTTTATACTTAATTTTAACACAAATACTTTTAATTTTTGGAAATTAATTGTATAATAAGAAAAAAAATAAAAGGAGAGAGTTATTTTGGATACAAAAGAGATATTTAAAATTACAGAAATTGAAAAAAATACCTACAGAATTTTAGAACTTGGTGGAAATTATTTGACACTATTGCTTGGAACAAAAAAAGCAATGTTAATTGATACTGGTTTTGGCTTTTATAATTCAAAGAAAGTTGTAGAGAAAATTACTGATCTACCCCTTATTGTTGTTAACAGTCACGGTCACCTTGATCACACTGGAGGAAATTATTTATATAATGAAATCTATATTAATAAAAACGATCTTAAAACATATTCTCGATATGAAAAAGAAAAAGAATTAATGATTGAAACTATGAAAAAAAGATATGATAAATTAAAAAAGGAATATATTTGGCCTGAAGATTTTAATGGGAAAGAATATGTTTCTAAAACAACTAAGAAATTTATTCCCATGGAAGATAAAGTTAAATTTGATTTGGGAGATAGAATAGTTGAGTTTAATAAAATTCCTGGACATACCCTTGGACAAATGGTTGCCTTTGACTACCAAACTAGAATTCTATTTTCAAGTGATGCTGTGGCTTCTAGCCTTTGGATGTATTATGATGAGGGAATTTCTTTAATGGACTATTGTAATAACATTGAAAATCTAAAAAAATACCCTATTAAATATATTTTAAGTGCTCATTTGGACACTAAATTTCCTATGGAAATAATTGACGCCCTTCAAGCTACTATTAAAGCTAGAAGTGCTGCTAAAAGCCGTGTGTTCATCCACCCTAGAAACAAACATAAGGCTCTTTTATTTAAATACAACACTGAAAACATTAAGGGTTTTGATAAAATAAGTTCCATACCACGTATGAATTTAATATATGCACCTAGTTTATCAACTGATTAATAATTTACATAAAATAGAGAAGCTAATAATTATTAGCCTCTCTATTTTTTAATCTAATTTTCTTTATTTCTATTCTTTTTTATGTTTTTAATTTTTTCCTTGGAAATTTCTTTAACTACCTCTTTAATGTTAATATTGTGAAAGGTAGGTATCAGTCTAAATCCCAAATTAATTTTTCTTCTTCTTTCCTTAACTCTCAACCTAAAAGTATCCATATTCAAAGCAAATTCTGTGTTTTCTATTTCATCTATTGCAGTTTTTAATATATTCATTAAATTAAACTTTATAACAATATCCACAATGAAAAATCCAAAGAACATTCCTAAAAAATATGAGAAACTTAAGTTTGAATAAAGAAATTCCACGCTATCTATTATTTTAAAATATAGAAATATGTAGAAAATTTCTCCTAGTATCCCCCAAAACAAACTATATTTAACACAAACTAATCCTTGGTGGTTAAATTTTTCATTTCTATAATCCCATAATCTAACTTTATAGTATTTTAAAATAATATATCCCCCAATATATTCTATTAGGGTCATAGCCCCTGCAATTAGGAAAAATCTACTTACATTGTCTATTTGAAAATTAGATAATATATATAGGACTATTCCTCCAAATCCATATATAGGTAAATATGGACCAAATAAAAATCCAGGATTAATAAATTTTTTGTTTTCTCCAAAATATCTTCTATAGATTATTTCTATAACCCATCCTATTATACTGCAACTTAAAAATATCAAACTATACTTTAATACACTTTCCATAACAATTCTCCTTATATAAAATATTTTAAAGTTCATTATAATTATACTCTAATACATTGAAAAATCAATTATAAATAAAAAACACCTAATTTTACTATTAATTAGTATAAATCAAATGTTTTTTAGGTAACTTTAAATTTATTAAAGTTTTATTTCTTTATTTTTAACCATTTGTATTAATTTTTCTACTTTTACTTTTATAAGGTCTCTTGTTTTTCTAAAGTCTTCTATAGTTCCTCCAGAAGGATCATCAAGTCCCCAATCTACCTTATATTTATTTGGAATATATGGACAAACAACATTGCATCCCATTGTTATTAATATGTCAACTTTAGAAGGAATTTCTGAAAGTAATTTTGGCCTATGATCTTTCATACTAACTCCTGCTTCTTCCATAACTTCCACTGCAAGAGGTTTAACTTCCCCATAATTTTCTGTTCCAGCAGAATAAACTTCAAAAATATCACTGGCTAGTTTTTTAGCCCATCCTTCAGCCATTTGACTTCTACAAGAATTGTGAACACATATAAATGCAACTTTGTATTTCATATTTCTCCTTTTCATTTAAAGTATTTTAATTTTAAATTTTCTCAAAATGTACTCTTTTTTCATCATATCTATCAATAAATTTATTTTCTGATCCTTCCATTGGGTAACCTAAAGCAATTACACAATAAGGCTTTAAATTTTCATTTAATTGAAAGATATCTTCAATATGATTTTCCCTTTCTTCAAAGGGTGCTACTCCAAGCCAAACTGCTCCTAATCCTAAATCTGTAGCTTCTATTAAAATATTTTCAGCTGCTGCTCCCATATCTTGCTGCCAATTTTCAGGATATTTTAATCTTTCCTCATTTGATAATAAAACTATTGCTATAGCTGCATCTTCAACAAATTTTGCAAAAGGACTTGTTACAGAAAGTTCTTTTAAAGTATCTTTTTTTTGCACAACTATAAACTCCCATGGTTGTTGATTCCCTGCTGATGGAGCTTGCATGGCTGCTCTTAAAAGTTTAATGATTTTTTCTTCTTCCACTGCTTGATTCGTATATTTTCTAACACTTCTTCTATTAAATATAGCTTCCATAATAACTACACCTCCTAAATTTATTGTAACCTCTCTACTAAAAGAATACTTCATATTTTTCTATTTATCAACACTTTATTTTTTAAGTAATATATTTAACCAATATTCTGTATCTCTTCCTGGTCTAACGTCTGTTGTTTTCCATATTTTTATTATTTTAAAATCTGTTAATTTTAATAGATCTTCCATTCCCTCTTCTTTGAAACAAGTAAATGATCTTCCGCATTTTTCATAGTCACTATCTCTATATTTAAATGATGAATAGAATATTCCCTCTTCCTCTAAAGCATTATAGGATTTTTTAAACATATCTAAAATATCATTTCTTTTAATATGTATAATAGATGCACATGCCCATATACCATTAAATTCACTTATATAATCTATATCTAACATATCTTTTATTATAACTTCTTGCCCTATTAAGTTACTTGCTTTTTTTGCTAAGTTTTCAGAAACATCTAGAGCAGTTACATTATACTTTCTATTTAA
It encodes:
- the dnaN gene encoding DNA polymerase III subunit beta, whose protein sequence is MFLKINRSEFLKNLRIVEKAIGENKIRPILSCVYMRTEGTKLWFCGTNLELTIKTKMESEVFEEGRLVFQPQLIEEYIKEISDEFITLKTEDEILLIETEDSSSEFAIMDVEEYPTISNVNIEETEKCLTIKGNELLDVFEKVKFSAAASADNLSINCIRIDMSNKVARFISTDTYRLTYLIKEVESDSKMSVSVPLNTVDAITKLLKSDSIDPINISKRDNKIYFVSGEVEIISRTIELAFPNYEGILSGSLYNKTMVTTNEDVLKIFKRVLIFVKNNVESKNGAIFKFTQGRMVINGVSDIAKINEDSEVNFSGEDLKISLNVKFLLEFLQNLEKDDIITLEFKESNSSVRLTSKNNEDYIYVVMPLALKDI
- a CDS encoding MBL fold metallo-hydrolase; its protein translation is MDTKEIFKITEIEKNTYRILELGGNYLTLLLGTKKAMLIDTGFGFYNSKKVVEKITDLPLIVVNSHGHLDHTGGNYLYNEIYINKNDLKTYSRYEKEKELMIETMKKRYDKLKKEYIWPEDFNGKEYVSKTTKKFIPMEDKVKFDLGDRIVEFNKIPGHTLGQMVAFDYQTRILFSSDAVASSLWMYYDEGISLMDYCNNIENLKKYPIKYILSAHLDTKFPMEIIDALQATIKARSAAKSRVFIHPRNKHKALLFKYNTENIKGFDKISSIPRMNLIYAPSLSTD
- a CDS encoding nitroreductase family protein, which gives rise to MEAIFNRRSVRKYTNQAVEEEKIIKLLRAAMQAPSAGNQQPWEFIVVQKKDTLKELSVTSPFAKFVEDAAIAIVLLSNEERLKYPENWQQDMGAAAENILIEATDLGLGAVWLGVAPFEERENHIEDIFQLNENLKPYCVIALGYPMEGSENKFIDRYDEKRVHFEKI
- a CDS encoding NAD(P)H-dependent glycerol-3-phosphate dehydrogenase gives rise to the protein MEKIVVVGCGSWGTALALTLARKKCYEIHMWEHKKEVAEELQRTRENKLLKGVTLPENIYITSDKENLLKDAKAVIFSIPSQALRSVVSVFADQLRSDLVIVNTGKGLEISSEMRLSEVIKDEILGKYHKNIVVLSGPTHAEEVANDLPTTIVASGQLEKAKIIQEIFNSQKFRVYVNEDMIGVELGGAVKNCIALGAGIADGLKFGDNTKAALITRGIREMIRFGEACGANPKTFNGLSGIGDLIVTCASKHSRNRHVGEKLGQGKTLKEILEEMEMVAEGVPTVKAVHKKAEKLNVSMPITEAVYKILYEDKKATEMVEYLMSRELKEEF
- a CDS encoding class I SAM-dependent methyltransferase, with protein sequence MSKEYYNKNTEEFYKNTINAKMNETYDIFEKYLKGNKILDLGCGSGRDSLYFLNRKYNVTALDVSENLAKKASNLIGQEVIIKDMLDIDYISEFNGIWACASIIHIKRNDILDMFKKSYNALEEEGIFYSSFKYRDSDYEKCGRSFTCFKEEGMEDLLKLTDFKIIKIWKTTDVRPGRDTEYWLNILLKK
- the plsY gene encoding glycerol-3-phosphate 1-O-acyltransferase PlsY, which encodes MIVNIFLVVLAYVLGSIPNGVWIGKTFKGIDIRTVGSKNSGATNAYRNLGAKYGIATLLLDALKGFLPVYIAYKVGANSSFIVFMGLIAILAHSFSCFLNFKGGKGVATSLGVFLFLSPKGVLVALVGFLIVLYFTRYVSLSSVTGAVILPIMVYILPVREGVDKGTLCVLVTIIGAFVIYKHKANIFRLLNGTESKIVFK
- a CDS encoding arsenate reductase ArsC, with protein sequence MKYKVAFICVHNSCRSQMAEGWAKKLASDIFEVYSAGTENYGEVKPLAVEVMEEAGVSMKDHRPKLLSEIPSKVDILITMGCNVVCPYIPNKYKVDWGLDDPSGGTIEDFRKTRDLIKVKVEKLIQMVKNKEIKL
- a CDS encoding RNA polymerase sigma factor RpoD/SigA, with amino-acid sequence MEERDLVSLYLKDIRKYKILEKSEEEELLLKAKAGDSEAKNQLILCNLRLVVSVAKNYMSKGMNFIDLISEGNLGLIHAIDKFDLSKGYRFSTYAVWWIKQSITKAVINKGREIRIPSYKYDLFNKVNKIVMKNFVKDGKYVSEKKIAEEIGISEKKVKNIMQEFQEILSLNMEVGENIYLEDTLINKSSKNLEEKIMEKLGNEKVHEILDTLELREKEILKRRYGLDGYDINTLEEIGYEFKITRERVRQLEKKTLLKLRKKYNKDLGEILYRK
- a CDS encoding putative ABC transporter permease; the encoded protein is MESVLKYSLIFLSCSIIGWVIEIIYRRYFGENKKFINPGFLFGPYLPIYGFGGIVLYILSNFQIDNVSRFFLIAGAMTLIEYIGGYIILKYYKVRLWDYRNEKFNHQGLVCVKYSLFWGILGEIFYIFLYFKIIDSVEFLYSNLSFSYFLGMFFGFFIVDIVIKFNLMNILKTAIDEIENTEFALNMDTFRLRVKERRRKINLGFRLIPTFHNINIKEVVKEISKEKIKNIKKNRNKEN